In Paenibacillus sp. J23TS9, a single genomic region encodes these proteins:
- a CDS encoding alpha-L-fucosidase, whose amino-acid sequence MRQVSCFSEENVIGKHKNWRDRTMNERIKYAAQVKPSERQLAVQEMEFYSFIHFTINTYTDAEWGTGEEDPSIFNPAELDADQWVEAVKSAGMKGLILTCKHHDGFCLWPSRYTEHSVKNSPWKNGLGDVVREVSDACRRGGIKFGIYLSPWDRHEPTYGDSEVYNQYFKSQLRELLTEYGDIFCVWFDGACGEGPNGKRQVYDWDAYYALIRELQPEASISVCGPDIRWCGNEAGHCRSSEWSVVPASIQDNEKIHENSQQQDDREFARKFSSEDEDLGSREIILDTPKLIWYPAEVNTSIRPGWFYHASEDDKVKSLEELLHVYEGSVGGNATFLLNLPPDRRGLIHENDVRRLQELGDAIRHRYSVNLASEAAASASESSEGHEAKQAVDGSRDSFWAPLQGTEQAWIEVDLGRETAFDSVILQEYRYSQRIERFTLECKIGGEWSTIYNGTVVGYKKICGFEAVSSRYLRLTISESRWWPNLSAFEVYSSDTNA is encoded by the coding sequence ATGCGGCAGGTATCCTGTTTTTCTGAGGAGAATGTAATAGGCAAGCATAAAAACTGGAGGGATCGAACAATGAATGAAAGAATTAAGTATGCCGCACAGGTGAAACCGTCAGAAAGACAGCTGGCTGTACAGGAAATGGAGTTCTATTCGTTTATTCATTTTACGATCAATACATATACCGATGCCGAGTGGGGAACGGGGGAAGAGGATCCGTCGATCTTTAATCCTGCTGAGCTGGATGCTGATCAGTGGGTGGAGGCTGTTAAATCTGCGGGTATGAAGGGACTGATTTTGACCTGCAAGCATCATGACGGGTTTTGTTTGTGGCCAAGCCGTTATACAGAGCATTCCGTCAAGAACAGCCCATGGAAGAACGGACTAGGAGATGTGGTTCGTGAAGTATCCGATGCCTGCCGAAGGGGGGGGATCAAATTCGGCATCTATCTTTCCCCATGGGACAGACATGAGCCTACCTATGGTGATTCGGAGGTATATAATCAATATTTTAAAAGCCAGCTGCGCGAGCTCCTTACCGAATATGGAGATATTTTCTGCGTCTGGTTTGACGGCGCTTGCGGGGAAGGGCCAAACGGCAAGCGGCAGGTTTACGACTGGGATGCGTATTATGCATTGATCCGTGAGCTTCAGCCGGAGGCCTCCATTTCGGTATGCGGTCCGGACATCCGCTGGTGCGGGAATGAAGCGGGACACTGCCGGAGCTCGGAATGGAGTGTCGTTCCGGCATCCATTCAAGACAACGAGAAAATTCATGAGAATTCGCAGCAGCAGGACGACCGGGAGTTTGCCCGGAAATTCAGCTCCGAGGACGAGGACCTGGGCAGCAGGGAGATCATTCTTGATACCCCGAAGCTGATCTGGTATCCGGCGGAAGTGAATACGTCGATCCGTCCGGGATGGTTTTATCATGCGTCTGAGGATGACAAGGTAAAATCACTGGAGGAGCTTTTGCATGTGTATGAGGGATCCGTTGGCGGCAATGCAACATTTCTGCTGAATTTGCCGCCGGATCGCCGCGGACTTATTCATGAGAATGATGTACGAAGACTGCAGGAGCTGGGAGATGCAATCCGGCATAGATATAGCGTCAATTTGGCGTCCGAGGCTGCTGCAAGTGCGTCTGAATCGTCAGAGGGACATGAAGCGAAGCAAGCAGTGGACGGCAGTCGCGACTCATTCTGGGCACCACTTCAAGGTACGGAGCAGGCTTGGATCGAAGTTGACTTAGGGCGGGAAACGGCATTTGACAGTGTCATTCTGCAGGAGTACCGCTACAGCCAGCGGATCGAGCGTTTCACGCTCGAATGCAAGATCGGCGGTGAATGGTCAACGATTTATAACGGAACCGTGGTCGGTTACAAAAAAATATGCGGATTCGAAGCCGTTAGCAGCCGCTACCTGC
- a CDS encoding carbohydrate ABC transporter permease, which produces MNKTSIRESVTDKFFLGIVYIFLSLVLILILFPLLHILSASFSSPSAVTSGKVWLWPVDFSLIGYKAVFQNSDILVGFGNSFFYTIVGTLVNVSFTAMLAYPLARKTFYGRGLIMILLVFTMFFDGGLIPNYLLVKSLGMVNTRWAMIIPGALAVFQVIIARTFFQSIPEELAEAADMDGCSDMRFFLRIVLPLSKPILAVLFLMYAVGHWNAYFNALIYLKDSSMFPLQIFLRNILILNSENSDMLTNVNSLLVQQGLKDLLKYSLIVVSTAPVLIIYPFVQKHFVKGVMIGSLKG; this is translated from the coding sequence TTGAATAAAACATCGATACGGGAATCAGTAACAGACAAGTTCTTTCTTGGCATCGTCTATATTTTTCTATCTCTTGTCCTCATTCTGATTTTGTTCCCGCTGCTGCATATTTTAAGCGCTTCATTCAGCTCGCCATCGGCTGTGACTTCAGGGAAAGTATGGCTCTGGCCGGTTGATTTCAGTTTGATTGGATACAAGGCCGTTTTCCAAAATTCCGATATTCTCGTTGGCTTCGGCAACTCGTTTTTTTATACCATCGTGGGTACGCTGGTCAATGTTTCCTTTACTGCCATGCTTGCCTATCCGCTCGCCCGCAAAACCTTTTACGGACGCGGTCTCATTATGATACTGCTCGTCTTCACGATGTTCTTCGACGGGGGGCTGATCCCCAATTATTTGCTGGTCAAATCCCTTGGAATGGTGAATACGAGATGGGCGATGATCATTCCTGGAGCGCTTGCGGTATTTCAGGTCATTATCGCACGGACCTTCTTCCAATCCATTCCGGAAGAGCTCGCCGAAGCTGCTGACATGGATGGCTGCAGCGACATGAGGTTTTTTCTGCGGATTGTGCTGCCGCTCTCCAAGCCGATTTTGGCCGTACTGTTTCTCATGTATGCCGTCGGGCATTGGAACGCTTACTTTAATGCACTGATTTATTTAAAGGACAGCAGCATGTTCCCGCTGCAAATTTTCCTGCGGAACATTCTGATCCTGAATTCGGAAAACTCCGATATGCTGACCAATGTGAACAGCCTGCTTGTCCAGCAGGGACTCAAAGATTTGCTCAAATATTCACTGATCGTTGTATCCACCGCTCCGGTTCTAATCATTTATCCATTTGTCCAAAAGCACTTTGTCAAAGGGGTCATGATCGGATCGTTAAAGGGCTGA
- a CDS encoding helix-turn-helix domain-containing protein, producing the protein MRNRKWFYRQLFSYMPAFFIVISFIFFMFFQLLSDQSRKEAVKANETLLLQAMSSIDSSLKTIEQMLMTEMLKNTDISAFYKNGTQNDYYLNIKLVEIINNFKNAYPLVDSIYLVRTKDNFILSSATSSGLQDYPDYPFIKPYINQEKKDAGWTGVRKFEEFSIKGPNRVVTLALKAPFLKTGQGFLVVNVSADAINHSIESMYSQDVSYIHILDQGGSDVLPVSEAEKKQNIVSQAISPVTGWQYQSGLINGKWVNVANQLFNIWFMLGILMILAGVAWIVYAAKKSYKPIEQIVSQVQKFSQNKATTLLHGNGQDEFTFLQSAINQMLEQSNSYQRQYREDLHVKKAYLFQQLMEGQHFSRPEEWEVMRDTMQLNDFAERQVACVIEIDKYTQFCGQFTQQDQYLMKFALKSVIQETAQEHGGFVWTEWIANDALGVLLQIEELQDPQKQVTEILDHARKWVEEHLKLTVTVGAGGTAYNLEEIPDSYAQAQQALKYKMILGNNRIIFYNLLAKEEHGAMFDYFQLVHSIAQSFRLGKEEWREKYKTLIRSIEQNILSSDHIISLADYLIYSIGREMDKMTKEYQELWEHTGRPTLLEAIQLSDTLEQVEVNFEQTLEQFYGELQKVQVTRNHSETIRSVREYMDREFANPDLSLDFLSDLFNLSSKMLSKLFKEETGQKFVDYLIELRIGHAQTLLAETDQTIQEIAEEVGYVNAISFGRMFKKIVCLSPGEYRDHMIRRNKDKTAL; encoded by the coding sequence ATGCGGAATCGCAAATGGTTTTACCGCCAGCTTTTTTCGTACATGCCTGCTTTTTTTATTGTTATATCCTTTATTTTCTTCATGTTTTTTCAGCTGCTTAGTGATCAGAGCCGCAAGGAAGCCGTTAAGGCCAATGAAACCCTCCTTCTGCAAGCAATGAGTTCCATCGACTCCTCCCTCAAAACCATCGAGCAGATGCTGATGACCGAAATGCTGAAGAACACGGATATATCCGCATTTTATAAAAACGGCACACAAAATGATTATTATTTGAATATCAAGCTCGTTGAGATTATTAATAATTTCAAAAACGCGTACCCTCTGGTCGACTCCATTTATCTCGTTCGGACTAAGGACAACTTCATCCTGAGCAGCGCCACCAGCTCCGGATTGCAGGATTATCCGGATTACCCTTTCATCAAACCGTACATCAATCAGGAAAAGAAGGATGCCGGCTGGACAGGGGTCAGAAAATTCGAAGAGTTCAGCATCAAGGGACCAAACCGGGTTGTTACTTTAGCGTTGAAAGCCCCCTTCCTCAAAACCGGCCAAGGCTTCCTCGTCGTCAACGTATCCGCCGATGCAATCAATCATTCGATTGAAAGCATGTACAGCCAGGATGTCAGCTACATCCATATTCTTGACCAAGGCGGCAGCGATGTTCTTCCGGTCTCTGAAGCAGAGAAGAAGCAAAATATCGTTTCACAGGCCATTTCTCCCGTGACCGGCTGGCAGTACCAGAGTGGGCTGATTAACGGAAAGTGGGTTAACGTGGCGAATCAGCTTTTCAACATCTGGTTTATGCTGGGAATCTTGATGATTTTAGCTGGAGTGGCGTGGATTGTGTATGCCGCCAAAAAAAGCTATAAGCCAATTGAGCAAATTGTTTCCCAGGTGCAGAAATTTTCTCAAAATAAAGCTACAACCCTGCTGCATGGGAACGGGCAGGACGAATTCACTTTTCTCCAGTCAGCCATTAACCAGATGCTGGAGCAATCCAACAGCTACCAACGGCAGTACCGCGAAGATCTTCATGTGAAAAAGGCTTATTTGTTTCAGCAGTTAATGGAAGGCCAGCATTTCTCAAGACCTGAAGAATGGGAGGTCATGCGGGATACGATGCAGCTGAATGATTTTGCTGAACGACAAGTTGCATGCGTCATCGAAATCGATAAATACACGCAGTTCTGTGGCCAGTTCACCCAGCAGGACCAGTACTTGATGAAGTTTGCCCTGAAAAGCGTCATCCAAGAAACAGCCCAAGAGCATGGCGGCTTCGTTTGGACCGAATGGATTGCCAATGATGCATTGGGAGTGCTTTTGCAAATCGAAGAGCTGCAGGATCCGCAGAAGCAGGTTACAGAAATTTTGGATCATGCCAGGAAGTGGGTGGAGGAGCATTTGAAGCTCACAGTGACGGTTGGTGCGGGTGGGACCGCCTATAACCTGGAAGAAATTCCGGATTCTTATGCTCAAGCGCAGCAGGCTTTGAAATATAAAATGATTCTGGGTAATAACCGGATCATTTTCTATAATCTGCTCGCTAAGGAAGAGCACGGCGCCATGTTCGATTATTTTCAGCTGGTGCATTCGATCGCCCAGTCATTCAGGCTTGGAAAAGAGGAATGGCGGGAGAAATACAAGACGCTGATCCGCAGCATTGAACAAAATATATTGAGCAGCGATCATATCATAAGCCTGGCGGATTATTTGATTTACTCCATCGGACGTGAAATGGATAAAATGACGAAGGAATACCAGGAGCTGTGGGAACATACAGGACGGCCTACCTTACTGGAGGCAATTCAGCTATCGGATACGCTGGAGCAGGTGGAGGTGAATTTCGAGCAGACTCTGGAGCAGTTTTACGGGGAGCTTCAGAAGGTTCAGGTGACACGGAATCATTCCGAAACGATCCGAAGTGTACGTGAATACATGGACCGGGAATTCGCCAATCCGGATCTGTCCCTGGACTTTTTAAGCGATCTGTTCAATCTTTCTTCCAAAATGCTCAGTAAATTATTCAAAGAGGAAACCGGACAGAAGTTTGTGGATTATTTGATCGAGCTCAGAATCGGCCATGCCCAGACCCTTCTTGCGGAAACGGATCAGACAATCCAGGAAATTGCCGAAGAAGTAGGATATGTGAATGCGATATCGTTCGGTCGGATGTTTAAAAAGATCGTGTGCCTGTCTCCAGGCGAATACCGTGATCACATGATCCGGAGAAATAAAGATAAGACCGCGCTTTAA
- a CDS encoding ABC transporter substrate-binding protein, with protein MMIVSLLLSACGSSQKKQEDAGASSSDPNKPTTLTVFAPQNVGIENLDVNKLSKYIEEKLNIKFNWNTVPDAAFSDKKLLLLASGDYPAVIMNAGISKADQIKYGQQGAFLPLNDLIDQYAPNIKKAMDSVSYLKQGMVAPDGNIYALPKLNECLHCTYGQRMWINTEWLKKLGLTMPTTTDEFYNVLKAFKEKDPNGNGKADEVPFTTSTSDNVWGGGVDTFLMNAFIYDNSSDYLSVKDGKVIFSPAQPEWKEGLKYLRKLFAEGLMDKGVFTQNNDAVKQMANKPDADVGAVGYALISSVFDVNDAHPRHKDYDVVPPLKGPDGVQLAGYSVGAGDGQFVITNKATKEQQIAAVKLADFLWSEEGTVMQSWGFEGEGWKKADSSQKDYNGKPAKYEVIAKAASDNGETKPDDYWWQLGTMQMLNSVRESFVAPADPLGNGAFEYRLWLAAKKYEPFAKPEVVYPSDTFVDPTDALTIAQMQKTLSDYVKSNLAQFVTGNKDLDKDWDSYLAGFKGLQLEQYLAIYQKSLRK; from the coding sequence ATGATGATTGTATCTCTTCTACTATCTGCATGCGGCAGTTCCCAAAAGAAACAGGAAGATGCCGGGGCTTCTTCATCCGATCCGAACAAACCGACAACGCTGACCGTATTTGCTCCGCAAAACGTGGGCATTGAGAACCTGGATGTGAACAAGCTTTCCAAATATATCGAGGAGAAGCTGAACATCAAATTCAATTGGAATACGGTGCCGGATGCAGCCTTTAGCGATAAAAAACTGCTGCTTCTGGCAAGCGGAGACTATCCCGCCGTCATTATGAATGCCGGAATATCCAAAGCGGATCAAATTAAGTACGGTCAGCAGGGCGCTTTTCTTCCGTTAAACGATTTGATCGATCAGTATGCCCCGAATATCAAAAAAGCAATGGATAGCGTGTCCTACCTGAAGCAGGGGATGGTGGCACCGGACGGAAATATTTATGCGCTGCCCAAGCTGAATGAATGTCTGCACTGCACGTATGGGCAAAGAATGTGGATCAATACGGAATGGCTGAAAAAGCTCGGGCTGACCATGCCGACGACTACGGATGAATTTTATAATGTCCTGAAAGCTTTCAAAGAAAAGGACCCTAACGGCAACGGCAAAGCGGATGAAGTTCCTTTCACGACCTCAACCTCGGACAACGTCTGGGGCGGCGGAGTCGATACATTCCTGATGAACGCTTTTATTTATGACAACAGTTCGGATTATTTAAGTGTGAAGGACGGCAAGGTTATCTTTTCACCGGCCCAGCCGGAATGGAAAGAAGGGCTTAAATACTTGCGGAAATTGTTTGCGGAGGGCCTGATGGACAAAGGCGTCTTCACCCAAAATAATGATGCGGTGAAGCAGATGGCCAATAAACCGGACGCGGATGTAGGAGCTGTAGGTTATGCCCTGATCAGCAGCGTTTTCGATGTTAATGATGCCCATCCGAGACATAAGGATTATGACGTGGTTCCACCGCTCAAAGGACCGGATGGAGTACAGCTTGCTGGATACAGCGTAGGGGCGGGTGACGGCCAGTTTGTCATCACGAATAAGGCAACCAAGGAGCAGCAGATTGCAGCGGTCAAGCTGGCAGATTTCCTCTGGTCCGAAGAAGGGACGGTTATGCAGTCCTGGGGCTTTGAAGGGGAAGGTTGGAAAAAGGCTGACAGCAGTCAAAAGGATTACAATGGTAAACCAGCGAAATACGAAGTGATCGCCAAAGCGGCTTCAGATAATGGGGAGACCAAGCCGGATGACTACTGGTGGCAGCTTGGAACGATGCAGATGCTCAACTCGGTCCGTGAATCTTTTGTAGCGCCTGCTGATCCACTCGGAAACGGGGCTTTTGAATACCGTTTATGGCTGGCAGCCAAAAAATATGAGCCATTTGCGAAGCCTGAAGTGGTGTATCCGTCCGATACCTTCGTAGATCCAACGGATGCGTTAACGATAGCCCAGATGCAGAAGACACTATCGGACTATGTTAAATCGAATCTGGCCCAATTCGTGACGGGCAATAAAGATCTCGATAAGGATTGGGATAGTTATTTGGCCGGGTTTAAGGGGCTGCAGCTGGAGCAGTATTTGGCGATTTACCAAAAATCGCTAAGGAAGTAG
- a CDS encoding sugar ABC transporter permease — MEVTSSKAVPPNPSERVAPRKRAGTSAGRKIMKHWQFYLLVFLPLLYIIIFKYIPMFGVIIAFKEYNVVQGILGSPWVGLKYFKQLFEVPFFWQYFKNTLEISLYGMAIGFPAPIILALALNEIRNGVFKKSVQMVTYAPYFISTVVIVSILIVNLSPNVGLLSNAFRALGWEPIDFMGKAGFFKTIYVFSDVWQFTGYGAIIYIAALSGVNPDLYEAAKVDGASRFQKIINIDIPSLIPVIVILLILNLGQMMSLGFEKIYLMQNPLNQNTSEVISTYVYKVGLLGANFSFSAAIGLFNSVINFVLLILVNFISKKISSNSLW, encoded by the coding sequence ATGGAAGTGACAAGCAGCAAAGCGGTTCCGCCGAATCCGTCTGAACGGGTTGCCCCGCGGAAGAGGGCAGGGACAAGCGCAGGCCGGAAAATCATGAAGCATTGGCAGTTTTATTTGCTGGTCTTTCTCCCTCTGCTTTACATCATTATTTTTAAGTACATTCCCATGTTCGGCGTGATCATTGCTTTTAAGGAGTACAACGTTGTACAGGGGATACTCGGAAGCCCATGGGTCGGGCTGAAATATTTCAAGCAGCTGTTTGAGGTTCCATTCTTCTGGCAGTATTTTAAAAACACGCTGGAAATATCGCTTTACGGCATGGCCATCGGATTTCCCGCACCTATTATTTTGGCTCTTGCCCTTAATGAAATCAGGAATGGCGTATTCAAGAAATCGGTACAAATGGTTACCTACGCTCCCTATTTCATATCAACGGTGGTTATCGTGTCCATTTTGATCGTTAATTTATCTCCTAATGTGGGACTGCTCAGCAATGCCTTCAGGGCGCTTGGATGGGAACCAATCGATTTTATGGGCAAGGCCGGATTTTTCAAAACGATTTATGTCTTCTCCGATGTATGGCAGTTTACAGGCTACGGGGCCATCATTTATATTGCTGCTTTATCCGGAGTGAATCCGGATTTATATGAGGCTGCCAAGGTGGACGGGGCTTCACGGTTTCAAAAAATTATCAATATCGATATTCCAAGCCTGATTCCGGTCATCGTCATTTTACTCATCCTGAACCTGGGACAGATGATGAGCCTTGGCTTCGAAAAGATTTATTTAATGCAAAACCCCTTAAATCAGAATACATCCGAGGTCATTTCCACCTATGTGTACAAGGTCGGTCTGTTGGGAGCCAATTTCAGCTTCTCGGCCGCGATCGGATTGTTTAATTCGGTCATCAATTTTGTTCTGCTGATCCTGGTGAATTTCATTTCCAAAAAAATATCATCCAACAGTTTATGGTAA